One window of Planctomycetaceae bacterium genomic DNA carries:
- the thpD gene encoding ectoine hydroxylase, with translation MTTQSLATDPYHSRTSETWSAADRVDPVVWSENDGPLTQQEVESYERDGFLFCQDLIHQDEVQSLLDEATGLADNWPSQQPGLVREPDSRIVRSIFQLHRHSDLFQRMFADERLLARVTQLLGSDVYIHQSRINYKPALNGKEFFWHSDFETWHVEDGMPRMRAISVSVFLTESHEFNGPLMLIPGSHQTYIRCAGETPENHYEHSLRRQEYGVPTEDALKLLTENASIVAPKGPAGSVVFFECNTMHASCGNLSPQPRINLFAVYNSVHNTLEAPFCDQPPRPDFLADRNFHSLRLK, from the coding sequence CCCCGTGGTATGGTCTGAGAACGATGGACCACTGACGCAGCAGGAAGTGGAGTCCTATGAACGGGACGGCTTTCTGTTCTGTCAGGACCTGATTCATCAGGACGAAGTGCAGTCATTGCTGGATGAAGCCACCGGACTTGCTGACAACTGGCCCAGCCAACAGCCAGGCCTGGTGCGAGAGCCGGACTCCCGCATTGTTCGATCGATTTTTCAGCTGCATAGACACAGCGATCTCTTTCAACGCATGTTTGCAGACGAACGCTTACTAGCCCGAGTGACTCAGCTGCTGGGCTCAGACGTTTACATTCACCAGTCCCGGATCAATTACAAGCCGGCGTTGAATGGAAAGGAATTCTTCTGGCATTCGGATTTTGAAACGTGGCACGTCGAAGATGGCATGCCTCGAATGCGTGCCATCAGTGTGTCAGTCTTTCTGACAGAAAGCCATGAATTCAATGGGCCGCTGATGCTGATTCCCGGTTCACATCAGACCTACATCCGATGTGCCGGTGAGACCCCTGAAAATCATTACGAACATTCACTGCGTCGGCAGGAATACGGCGTACCAACAGAGGATGCGTTGAAACTTCTGACAGAAAACGCATCGATTGTCGCCCCGAAAGGTCCCGCTGGGTCAGTAGTCTTCTTCGAGTGCAACACGATGCACGCATCCTGCGGAAACCTGAGCCCGCAGCCTCGCATTAACCTGTTCGCTGTTTACAACAGCGTTCACAACACTCTGGAAGCTCCCTTTTGCGACCAGCCACCGCGCCCGGATTTTCTGGCAGACCGGAATTTTCATTCACTGCGATTGAAATGA